From Zingiber officinale cultivar Zhangliang chromosome 5B, Zo_v1.1, whole genome shotgun sequence, the proteins below share one genomic window:
- the LOC121984296 gene encoding serine/arginine-rich splicing factor RS2Z32-like: protein MPRHDDRYANTRLYVGRISHRTRARDLEDLFGRYGRVRNVDMKHDFAFVEFSDPRDADDARYSLDGREFDGSRIIVEFARGVPRGPGGSREYLGRGPPPGSGRCFNCGIDGHWARDCKAGDWKNKCYRCGERGHIERNCQNSPKKLKRGRSYSRSPSPRRGRSRSRSYSRSRSYSRSRSPVRDGRRADREDRGGSRSPHYSRSPRGSPPPSKDRRRSPSPDGSRSPKDRTRNSPPKEEAERNGSDYGRSPHRENSRSPMSQERESPRAMSQERESPRARSHERVSPLARSHESESPRGRSYKSPETNGGSRSPREYDDDDNNQYASPRRSASPPS, encoded by the exons ATGCCTCGTCATGATGATCGCTATGCAAACACCCGGTTGTATGTTGGTCGAATTTCTCATCGCACCCGTGCTCGTGATCTTGAAGACCTCTTTGGTCGATATGGAAG AGTACGAAATGTGGATATGAAGCATGATTTCGCCTTTGTT GAATTCAGTGACCCTCGAGATGCTGATGATGCAAGGTACAGTCTAGATGGACGAGAGTTTGATGGTAGCCGAATTATAGTGGAGTTTGCTAGAGGG GTTCCTCGAGGTCCTGGAGGTTCTCGTGAATATCTAGGAAGGGGACCTCCTCCTGGTTCTGGCCGATGCTTTAACTGTGGTATAGATGGGCATTGGGCTCGGGACTGCAAAGCAGGAGACTGGAAAAACAAGTGTTATCGTTGTGGAGAGAGGGGCCACATTGAAAGAAACTGCCAAAATAGTCCTAAAAAGCTCAA ACGCGGACGGAGTTATTCAAGATCACCTTCTCCACGCCGTGGTAGGAGCAGGAGTCGGAGTTACAGCCGAAGCCGGAGTTACAG CCGTTCAAGATCTCCTGTGAGAGATGGGCGTCGTGCTGACCGTGAAGATAGGGGTGGATCGAGAAGCCCCCACTACAGCAGGAGCCCCAGGGGTAGCCCTCCACCTTCAAAGGATAGGAGGCGCAGCCCCTCCCCTGATGGCAGCAGGAGTCCTAAGGACCGAACTAGGAACTCTCCCCCGAAGGAGGAAGCTGAGCGCAATGGTTCTGACTATGGTCGTAGTCCCCATAGGGAAAACAGCAGGAGCCCTATGAGCCAAGAAAGGGAGAGCCCTCGTGCCATGAGCCAGGAAAGGGAGAGTCCTCGTGCCAGGAGCCATGAAAGGGTGAGTCCGCTTGCCAGGAGCCACGAAAGTGAGAGCCCTCGCGGCAGGAGTTACAAAAGCCCTGAAACTAATGGTGGAAGTCGAAGCCCTAGGGagtatgatgatgatgataataatCAATATGCATCTCCAAGGCGCAGTGCCTCTCCTCCAAGCTGA